A region of Acidimicrobiales bacterium DNA encodes the following proteins:
- the dtd gene encoding D-aminoacyl-tRNA deacylase, translated as MRALVQRVTSASVTVDGDVVGEIGAGLCVLVGVTHDDDERSAARLAEKVHHLRVFADVAGVMNRSLADTGAAALVISQFTLYGDTARGRRPSWVAAARPEHAEPLVEAFVADLRAAGVTVAQGRFGADMQVALVNDGPVTLLLEV; from the coding sequence GTGCGAGCGCTGGTGCAGCGGGTGACGTCGGCGTCGGTCACCGTCGACGGCGATGTCGTCGGCGAGATCGGTGCCGGGTTGTGCGTGCTGGTGGGCGTCACGCACGACGATGACGAGCGTTCGGCCGCCAGGCTGGCCGAAAAGGTGCACCACCTCCGGGTGTTCGCCGACGTCGCCGGAGTCATGAACCGTTCGCTGGCGGACACGGGCGCGGCGGCGCTCGTCATCAGCCAATTCACGCTCTACGGCGACACGGCCCGTGGGCGTCGGCCGTCGTGGGTGGCCGCCGCTCGCCCCGAGCACGCCGAGCCCCTCGTCGAGGCGTTCGTGGCCGACCTGCGGGCCGCCGGCGTCACGGTGGCGCAAGGACGTTTCGGCGCCGACATGCAGGTGGCGCTGGTCAACGACGGGCCCGTGACGTTGCTGTTGGAGGTCTGA
- a CDS encoding SDR family oxidoreductase: MSTTPPRPAADSRPGTSGSLAGRSVLVTGGNGGIGLGMAEACAVAGARLVLWGRDSAKNDVAVAQLREAGHAVDAFVCDVTDPAAVTDVFARSVDTAGGRIDAVFANAGTTGRGIPFVDLDLDEWHRVLRTNVDGVFLTLQAAARHMIEAGGGSLVAVSSTSSIHGAAGNEAYGTSKTAVLGLVRALAVALARHQIRVNAIVPGWTVTEMAGPLYAWDKFRDTTVARTPVRRWADPSEMGPAAVFLADPTNTFHTGDTVVVDGGYTVF; the protein is encoded by the coding sequence ATGTCGACGACACCGCCCCGACCCGCCGCGGACTCCCGGCCGGGGACGAGTGGATCGCTGGCAGGCCGGTCGGTCTTGGTGACTGGTGGCAACGGCGGCATCGGGCTCGGGATGGCCGAAGCGTGTGCAGTTGCCGGCGCCCGGCTGGTGCTGTGGGGGCGGGACTCCGCCAAGAACGACGTGGCCGTCGCGCAGCTGCGGGAGGCAGGTCACGCGGTCGACGCCTTTGTGTGCGACGTGACCGATCCGGCCGCCGTGACCGACGTGTTCGCTCGCAGCGTCGACACCGCCGGCGGCCGGATCGACGCGGTGTTCGCCAACGCCGGCACGACGGGTCGCGGCATCCCGTTCGTCGACCTCGACCTCGACGAGTGGCACCGGGTGCTGCGCACCAACGTCGACGGCGTCTTCCTGACACTGCAGGCGGCCGCCCGGCACATGATCGAGGCCGGCGGCGGGTCGCTGGTGGCGGTGTCATCCACCTCTTCGATCCACGGCGCGGCCGGCAACGAGGCGTACGGGACCTCGAAGACAGCGGTGCTCGGCCTGGTGCGAGCGCTGGCCGTCGCCCTCGCCCGCCACCAGATCAGGGTGAACGCCATCGTCCCCGGTTGGACCGTCACGGAGATGGCGGGCCCGCTGTACGCATGGGACAAGTTCCGCGACACCACCGTGGCCCGCACGCCCGTTCGCCGCTGGGCCGACCCCTCGGAGATGGGACCGGCCGCCGTGTTCCTGGCCGACCCGACCAACACGTTCCACACCGGCGACACCGTCGTGGTCGACGGCGGCTACACGGTCTTTTGA
- a CDS encoding C-terminal binding protein → MLTDRGWDDASIERERLGAAGYELVDAQELDEDRLVTVIADADPVGLLFCWAPVTARVLAAAPRLRVATRLGVGIDNIDLAEAARRGITVTRVPDYCVDEVADHVVALVHDWARGVSRYDREVRSGQWRPGHRPLRRVRDLTVGVWGFGTIGQRTAERFIALGCHVIGDDRHADRVRAAGATPLPADDLVARADIVTLHMPAVAGAPPALDATTLATMRPGSLLVNTARGALVDIAALVDGLRAGRPGAAALDVLPHEPNVPAELLDLPVTLTPHVAFSSTASVTELRERATDDLLRVLRGEPPHDPVPPPD, encoded by the coding sequence GTGTTGACGGATCGGGGGTGGGACGACGCCTCGATCGAACGTGAGCGCCTCGGGGCCGCCGGCTACGAACTGGTCGACGCGCAGGAGCTTGACGAGGACCGACTCGTCACCGTCATCGCCGACGCGGACCCCGTGGGCCTGCTGTTCTGTTGGGCCCCGGTGACCGCCCGCGTGCTCGCCGCCGCGCCCCGGCTGCGGGTCGCCACCCGGCTGGGCGTGGGGATCGACAACATCGACCTGGCCGAAGCCGCCCGCCGCGGCATCACGGTCACCCGGGTTCCCGACTACTGCGTCGACGAGGTGGCCGACCACGTGGTGGCGCTGGTCCACGACTGGGCGAGGGGCGTGTCGCGCTACGACCGCGAGGTCCGCTCGGGCCAATGGCGGCCCGGCCACCGGCCGCTGCGCCGGGTGCGCGACCTCACGGTCGGGGTGTGGGGCTTCGGCACCATCGGCCAGCGCACCGCCGAGCGATTCATCGCCCTCGGCTGCCACGTGATCGGCGACGACCGCCACGCCGATCGGGTCCGGGCGGCTGGCGCAACGCCGCTCCCCGCCGACGACCTCGTGGCCCGGGCCGACATCGTCACGCTGCACATGCCCGCCGTGGCGGGCGCGCCACCGGCCCTCGACGCCACGACCCTTGCCACGATGCGCCCCGGGTCGTTGCTGGTGAACACTGCCCGAGGGGCGCTGGTCGACATCGCCGCCCTGGTCGACGGGCTCCGCGCCGGCCGCCCCGGGGCCGCCGCGCTCGACGTACTGCCGCACGAGCCGAACGTCCCCGCGGAGCTACTCGACCTCCCGGTCACCCTGACGCCGCACGTGGCGTTCTCGTCGACCGCGTCGGTCACCGAGTTGCGCGAACGCGCCACCGACGACCTGCTGCGCGTCCTGCGCGGCGAACCTCCGCACGACCCGGTACCGCCCCCCGACTGA
- a CDS encoding DUF2804 domain-containing protein: MATHENELTERVDLCTPDGKRLNPAAKGWSRHPVHRANLRGVWGRNKRWDYWGILAGDLTLAVTYANVDYLGLATVWWCDLPTGRAGGRDIARPAAPGIVLPEVPGSAPLRWSGGGLDLSLTDDAEGTHFEASWKEKDGRPGRLTAVVAKPADLESLNVVIPWSDKRFQYTEKAQARPAEGVLVVGDEERRFGGGTDAAGDAWGVLDVGRGRWPYRVNWNWAGGAGHAADGSVVGLQMGGKWTVGTGFTENGVIVDGRLTKIGDELTWTYDWDEPLKPWHVASPDGSLDLTLDPVYDKHSRTEALVMGMEVHQVFGRWSGTVTTEDGRSLQLDGIEGFAEESRNRW; encoded by the coding sequence ATGGCGACACACGAGAACGAGCTCACCGAGCGGGTCGACCTGTGCACACCCGACGGCAAGCGCCTCAATCCTGCAGCCAAGGGTTGGTCGCGCCATCCGGTGCACCGCGCCAACCTGCGGGGCGTGTGGGGGCGCAACAAGCGGTGGGACTACTGGGGGATCCTTGCCGGTGACCTCACGTTGGCGGTCACGTACGCCAACGTCGACTACCTCGGTCTGGCCACCGTGTGGTGGTGCGACTTGCCGACCGGGCGCGCCGGCGGTCGCGACATCGCCCGTCCGGCGGCGCCCGGCATCGTCCTACCCGAGGTGCCCGGCTCGGCGCCGTTGCGCTGGTCGGGCGGCGGCCTCGATCTGTCGCTCACCGACGACGCCGAAGGCACCCACTTCGAAGCGTCGTGGAAGGAGAAGGACGGCCGGCCTGGCCGCCTGACCGCGGTCGTCGCCAAGCCCGCCGACCTCGAGTCGCTCAACGTGGTCATCCCCTGGAGCGACAAACGGTTCCAGTACACCGAGAAGGCCCAAGCCCGTCCTGCCGAAGGCGTGCTGGTGGTGGGCGACGAGGAGCGCCGCTTCGGCGGCGGTACCGACGCCGCAGGCGACGCGTGGGGCGTGCTCGACGTGGGCCGGGGTCGTTGGCCGTACCGGGTCAACTGGAACTGGGCGGGTGGCGCCGGCCATGCCGCCGACGGGTCGGTCGTCGGGTTGCAGATGGGCGGCAAGTGGACGGTCGGCACGGGCTTCACCGAGAACGGCGTGATCGTCGACGGGCGCCTCACGAAGATCGGCGACGAGCTCACGTGGACCTACGACTGGGACGAGCCGCTGAAGCCGTGGCACGTCGCCTCGCCGGACGGGTCGCTCGACCTCACCCTGGATCCCGTGTACGACAAGCACTCGCGCACAGAGGCACTGGTGATGGGCATGGAGGTCCACCAGGTGTTCGGTAGGTGGAGCGGCACGGTGACCACCGAGGACGGTCGGTCGCTGCAGCTCGACGGCATCGAGGGCTTCGCCGAGGAGTCCCGCAACCGCTGGTGA
- the sucD gene encoding succinate--CoA ligase subunit alpha, with amino-acid sequence MAIFVDEHTKVVYQGLTGSQGRFYGLLNREYGTQVVAGTNPKKAGTDVEGIPVFASVGDAVAETGATASCIFIPAPGVRDAVIEAAEGGVEFIVAITEGVPAHDEAWFYNRLRRDFPSVQLLGPNCPGIISPGKCNIGITAGHIAEAPVAGKPNVGIVSRSGTLTYQALYELKLKGIGVTTCVGIGGDPVPGTTFIDCLERFEADPETAAVMMIGEIGGSAEEEAAEFIKHHMSKQVSAYIAGVTAPPGKKMGHAGAIVSGGKGTADAKMEALRDAGAKVGHNPTEAGELMAGIVATL; translated from the coding sequence ATGGCCATCTTCGTCGATGAGCACACCAAGGTCGTGTACCAGGGCCTGACCGGCTCACAAGGCCGCTTCTACGGCTTGTTGAACCGCGAGTACGGCACCCAAGTGGTGGCCGGCACCAACCCCAAGAAGGCGGGGACCGACGTCGAGGGCATCCCGGTGTTCGCGTCGGTGGGCGACGCGGTCGCCGAGACCGGCGCGACCGCGTCGTGCATCTTCATCCCGGCACCGGGCGTGAGGGACGCGGTGATCGAGGCAGCCGAGGGTGGCGTCGAGTTCATCGTGGCGATCACCGAAGGCGTCCCGGCGCACGACGAGGCGTGGTTCTACAACAGGCTGCGGCGCGACTTCCCGAGCGTGCAGCTGCTGGGCCCGAACTGCCCCGGCATCATCAGCCCCGGCAAGTGCAACATCGGCATCACCGCCGGCCACATCGCCGAAGCGCCGGTGGCCGGCAAGCCGAACGTCGGGATCGTGAGCCGCTCCGGCACGCTCACGTACCAGGCGCTGTACGAGCTCAAGCTGAAGGGCATCGGCGTCACGACGTGCGTCGGCATCGGTGGCGACCCGGTCCCGGGGACCACGTTCATCGACTGCCTCGAGCGCTTCGAGGCCGACCCCGAGACCGCAGCCGTGATGATGATCGGCGAGATCGGCGGCTCGGCGGAAGAAGAGGCCGCGGAGTTCATCAAGCACCACATGTCGAAGCAGGTGTCGGCGTACATCGCCGGCGTCACCGCGCCGCCCGGCAAGAAGATGGGTCACGCAGGCGCCATCGTCTCCGGCGGCAAGGGGACGGCCGACGCCAAGATGGAGGCGTTGCGTGACGCGGGCGCGAAGGTCGGCCACAACCCGACCGAGGCCGGCGAGCTGATGGCCGGCATCGTCGCCACCTTGTAG
- the sucC gene encoding ADP-forming succinate--CoA ligase subunit beta → MDLFEYQGKQFFASYGIPISEGEAVDTVDDAVAAADRLGYPVVVKAQVHVGGRGKAGGVKLASNAQEAREHAGNILGLDIKGHVVQRLWIEKASDIAEEYYVSFTLDRSAKQHLGMLSAEGGVEIEKVAEENPDAIAKIWVDPVDGLTEAQAREWVLAAKLNPDITDGAVQLLLQLWTAYDEGDADLAEINPLIVTPEGKVHCLDAKVTLDGNAVFRHPDYEQYDATQNRDEREAAAHEKGLQYVGLDGYVGVIANGAGLAMSTVDIVNQVGGSPANFLDIGGGANADVMAGALEVINNDPNVRSIFINIFGGITKGEEVANGIVAALGRVQIDSPIVVRLDGTNADEGREILKGHLSDKLQMQPTMLEAAQKVVELAGSGGK, encoded by the coding sequence GTGGACCTGTTCGAGTATCAAGGCAAGCAGTTCTTCGCGAGCTATGGGATCCCGATCTCCGAAGGCGAAGCCGTCGACACGGTCGACGATGCGGTGGCGGCCGCCGACCGGCTCGGCTACCCCGTGGTGGTGAAAGCACAGGTCCACGTCGGTGGGCGCGGCAAGGCCGGCGGCGTGAAGCTCGCCAGTAACGCGCAAGAGGCCCGCGAGCACGCCGGCAACATCCTCGGCCTCGACATCAAGGGCCACGTCGTGCAGCGCCTCTGGATCGAGAAGGCATCCGACATCGCCGAGGAGTACTACGTCAGCTTCACGCTCGACCGCTCGGCGAAGCAGCACCTCGGCATGTTGAGCGCCGAGGGCGGCGTCGAGATCGAGAAGGTGGCCGAGGAGAACCCCGACGCCATCGCCAAGATCTGGGTCGACCCCGTCGACGGGCTCACCGAGGCGCAGGCACGCGAGTGGGTGCTGGCCGCCAAGTTGAACCCCGACATCACCGACGGCGCGGTGCAGCTGCTGTTGCAGCTGTGGACGGCGTACGACGAGGGCGACGCCGACCTCGCCGAGATCAACCCGCTGATCGTCACCCCCGAGGGCAAGGTCCACTGCCTCGACGCCAAGGTCACGCTCGACGGCAACGCGGTGTTCCGCCACCCCGACTACGAGCAGTACGACGCCACGCAGAACCGCGACGAGCGCGAGGCGGCGGCGCATGAGAAGGGCCTGCAGTACGTCGGCCTCGACGGTTACGTCGGCGTGATCGCCAACGGCGCGGGGCTCGCGATGAGCACGGTCGACATCGTCAACCAGGTGGGCGGCAGCCCCGCCAACTTCCTCGACATCGGCGGCGGCGCCAACGCCGACGTGATGGCCGGCGCGCTCGAGGTCATCAACAACGACCCCAACGTGCGGTCGATCTTCATCAACATCTTCGGTGGGATCACCAAGGGCGAAGAAGTCGCCAACGGGATCGTCGCCGCGCTCGGGCGGGTGCAGATCGACTCGCCGATCGTGGTGCGGCTCGACGGCACCAACGCCGACGAGGGCCGGGAGATCTTGAAGGGGCACTTGTCCGACAAGTTGCAGATGCAGCCCACCATGCTCGAAGCGGCCCAGAAGGTCGTCGAGCTGGCAGGGTCCGGCGGTAAGTGA
- a CDS encoding ABC transporter ATP-binding protein → MAPLLDVSHIDAGYGTVQILFDVSLHVDDGEVLALLGTNGAGKSTLLRVVSGLLKPTGGSVSFDGRDITRTPAHARVEAGIVQLVGGNAVFPTMTVRDNLRAAAFTILRDHRRVERRIISVLDLVPAVRARLDQTAGTLSGGEQQMVAVAMALLTEPRLLIIDELSLGLAPVVVGHLIDVISGLKERHVSMLIVEQSLNVAAAFADRAVFMERGEVRFTGDVGELIDNGDLARAVFLGATS, encoded by the coding sequence GTGGCGCCACTTCTCGATGTCAGCCACATCGACGCCGGCTACGGGACCGTCCAGATCCTGTTCGACGTGTCGCTCCACGTCGACGACGGCGAAGTGCTCGCACTGCTCGGCACCAACGGGGCCGGCAAGTCGACCTTGTTGCGCGTGGTCTCCGGGCTCCTGAAGCCCACGGGTGGCTCGGTGAGCTTCGACGGCCGAGACATCACCCGCACACCCGCGCACGCCAGAGTCGAGGCCGGCATCGTCCAGCTCGTCGGCGGCAACGCCGTGTTCCCGACGATGACCGTGCGCGACAACCTGCGCGCCGCCGCGTTCACGATCCTGCGCGATCACCGGCGCGTCGAACGGCGCATCATCTCGGTGCTCGACCTCGTCCCCGCGGTGCGCGCCCGACTCGACCAGACCGCCGGCACCCTGTCGGGCGGCGAGCAACAGATGGTGGCCGTGGCCATGGCGCTGCTCACCGAGCCGCGCTTGTTGATCATCGACGAGCTCTCGCTCGGCCTCGCGCCGGTCGTGGTGGGCCATCTGATCGACGTGATCTCCGGCCTCAAGGAGCGCCACGTCAGCATGCTGATCGTCGAGCAGTCCCTCAACGTCGCGGCCGCGTTCGCGGACCGCGCGGTGTTCATGGAACGCGGCGAGGTGCGCTTCACCGGCGACGTCGGCGAGCTGATCGACAACGGCGACCTGGCCCGGGCCGTGTTCCTCGGGGCAACGAGCTGA
- a CDS encoding ATP-binding cassette domain-containing protein translates to MVAFAGLAIRFDVVAIGAMAGLGYAILAAGLLLVYKAGRVINLAHGQIGAFSAIMLVELHHWGVPYAIALPLAILIGAAIGVIVERTLVEPLSRRSVLAVLVATIGVTQVLLVAQALLPDVIGAQFPTPINWTYTIDGLVLHGEHAALLVFGPIALFAFLRFLQRSRYGLAIRSVADNRQAARLAGIDPNRVGIVVWALAGGLAALAAILTLPLTGIQVGTGAAPTLGPGLLLRALAAGLAGRLTSLPRTILAGIAIGIVEAVLYATYPTQLGVVDMVLFVAILVMLFVQRNAGDEESAALAFGADTEPLPRAIRTLPAVRRARWGLATAAVAAAVLAPLIWSTSSNLFLLSRIPIFAIVGISLVILTGWAGQLTLGHMAFVGLGACGVAALASRGVPYGAAIGYISCAGIVIALIVGAPALRLRGLFLTVATLGLAVAASSYFLTQDLFRSGTVDVDIISPGKVGFIDAGSYRTDYYLCVVALVAVVALARRLHRSGIGRTIIAVEGNDRSAAAMTVSPAATKLISFAIAGGLATFAGALLAGVMRTFQVDSFSPDQSLQVLAMTVVGGIGSVGGAIAGAIYLIGVPTMFGDSSTARIATSGVGLLVLLRFEPSGLAAIAARLRDRAVQHLLRATGAAAVGLDPGAVTDEGDTTLVDRAAGEVGAHEAGQPAGEPHVPTAATDAAARGADTLHGPAFAGRAAAPSTNGAGTAPPLRVEGVSVSLGGRTIIERVDLEVHQHEIVGLIGANGAGKTTLMNAISGFVASTGKVELLGNDITGLAPHLRARAGLGRAFQTAQLFPRLTARDCVLVALEAQERSEVLPSLLGLPPAIRAERRSRAAGDELLELLGLQRYAETRVGGLSTGTRRIVELACLLATRPSVILLDEPMAGIAQRETEAFVPLIEDVRRELGASMLVIEHDLPLICAISDRLYCMETGSVIADGLPDDVRNDPRVVASYLGTDERAIARSDAARDGAVTGPAGGDEEPETVGATGREG, encoded by the coding sequence ATGGTCGCGTTCGCCGGCCTGGCGATCCGCTTCGACGTGGTGGCGATCGGGGCGATGGCGGGCCTCGGCTACGCCATCCTCGCCGCCGGCCTGTTGCTCGTGTACAAGGCCGGGCGGGTCATCAACCTCGCCCACGGCCAGATCGGCGCGTTCAGCGCCATCATGCTCGTCGAGCTCCACCACTGGGGCGTCCCTTACGCCATCGCGCTGCCGCTCGCCATCCTCATCGGCGCCGCGATCGGGGTGATCGTGGAACGCACGCTGGTGGAACCGCTCTCGCGCCGGTCGGTGCTCGCCGTGTTGGTGGCCACGATCGGTGTCACCCAAGTGCTCCTCGTCGCGCAAGCGCTGCTACCCGATGTGATCGGCGCCCAGTTCCCGACACCGATCAACTGGACGTACACGATCGACGGGCTCGTACTCCACGGCGAGCACGCCGCCTTGCTCGTGTTCGGGCCGATCGCGCTTTTCGCCTTCCTGCGCTTCCTGCAACGGTCGCGCTACGGGCTGGCGATCCGCTCGGTGGCCGACAACCGCCAAGCCGCCCGTCTCGCCGGCATCGACCCCAACCGGGTCGGCATCGTGGTCTGGGCGCTGGCCGGTGGGCTCGCCGCGCTCGCCGCCATCCTCACGCTGCCGCTGACCGGCATCCAGGTCGGCACCGGCGCCGCACCCACGCTCGGGCCGGGGCTCTTGCTCCGTGCCCTCGCCGCCGGTCTCGCCGGCCGGCTCACCAGCCTGCCGCGCACGATCCTGGCCGGCATCGCGATCGGCATCGTCGAGGCGGTGCTCTACGCCACGTACCCGACCCAGCTCGGTGTGGTCGACATGGTCCTGTTCGTCGCGATCCTCGTGATGCTGTTCGTGCAGCGCAACGCAGGCGACGAGGAATCCGCCGCGCTGGCGTTCGGTGCCGACACCGAGCCACTGCCCCGGGCGATCCGCACGCTGCCGGCCGTCCGTCGCGCCCGGTGGGGGCTCGCCACCGCGGCGGTCGCGGCCGCCGTGCTCGCGCCGTTGATCTGGTCGACCTCGTCGAACTTGTTCCTGCTTTCGCGCATCCCGATCTTCGCCATCGTCGGGATCTCGCTCGTGATCCTCACCGGGTGGGCGGGGCAGCTCACGCTCGGCCACATGGCGTTCGTCGGTCTCGGCGCGTGCGGGGTGGCGGCGTTGGCAAGCCGCGGGGTGCCCTACGGCGCGGCCATCGGGTACATCTCGTGCGCGGGCATCGTGATCGCGCTGATCGTGGGCGCACCCGCGCTCCGGTTGCGCGGCTTGTTCCTGACGGTCGCCACGCTCGGCCTGGCGGTGGCCGCGAGCAGTTACTTCCTCACCCAAGACCTGTTCCGCAGCGGCACGGTCGACGTGGACATCATCTCGCCCGGCAAGGTCGGCTTCATCGACGCCGGGTCGTACCGGACCGACTACTACCTGTGTGTCGTCGCGCTGGTGGCCGTGGTGGCGCTGGCACGGCGCCTGCACCGCTCGGGCATCGGCCGCACGATCATCGCCGTCGAAGGCAACGACCGCTCGGCCGCCGCGATGACCGTGTCGCCCGCGGCCACGAAGCTCATCTCCTTCGCCATCGCAGGCGGGCTCGCGACCTTCGCCGGTGCGCTGCTCGCCGGGGTGATGCGCACGTTCCAAGTCGACTCGTTCAGCCCTGATCAGTCACTCCAAGTCCTCGCCATGACCGTGGTCGGTGGCATCGGCTCGGTCGGTGGGGCCATCGCGGGCGCGATCTACCTGATCGGCGTACCGACGATGTTCGGCGACTCGTCCACCGCGCGCATCGCCACCAGCGGCGTCGGCCTTCTCGTGCTGTTGCGCTTCGAGCCGTCCGGGCTCGCCGCCATCGCTGCACGCCTGCGCGACCGGGCCGTGCAGCACTTGCTGCGAGCCACGGGAGCGGCCGCGGTCGGGCTCGACCCGGGCGCGGTGACCGACGAGGGCGACACGACCCTGGTCGACCGGGCAGCGGGCGAGGTCGGCGCCCACGAAGCCGGCCAGCCGGCCGGCGAGCCGCACGTACCGACCGCCGCCACGGACGCTGCGGCACGCGGCGCCGACACGTTGCACGGCCCGGCATTCGCCGGCCGGGCCGCGGCCCCCTCCACGAACGGTGCGGGCACCGCCCCGCCGCTGCGCGTCGAAGGGGTCTCGGTGAGCCTCGGCGGCCGCACGATCATCGAGCGCGTCGACCTGGAGGTGCACCAGCACGAGATCGTGGGGCTCATCGGCGCGAACGGTGCGGGCAAGACCACGCTGATGAACGCCATCAGCGGGTTCGTGGCGAGCACGGGCAAGGTCGAGTTGCTCGGCAACGACATCACCGGCTTGGCGCCGCACCTGCGCGCGAGGGCCGGGCTCGGGCGTGCCTTCCAGACGGCCCAGCTGTTCCCACGGCTCACGGCCCGCGACTGTGTGCTGGTCGCGCTCGAGGCACAAGAACGGTCCGAGGTCCTGCCGTCACTGCTCGGCCTGCCACCGGCGATCCGCGCCGAGCGGCGCAGCCGCGCCGCGGGGGACGAGCTCCTCGAGCTGCTCGGCCTCCAGCGCTACGCCGAGACCCGAGTCGGCGGGCTGTCCACGGGCACCCGTCGCATCGTCGAGCTGGCGTGCCTGCTGGCCACACGGCCGTCGGTGATCCTGCTCGATGAACCGATGGCCGGGATCGCGCAGCGCGAGACCGAAGCGTTCGTGCCGCTCATCGAGGACGTCCGCCGCGAGCTCGGCGCCTCGATGCTCGTGATCGAGCATGACTTGCCGCTGATCTGCGCGATCAGCGACCGCTTGTACTGCATGGAGACCGGCAGCGTCATCGCCGACGGCCTCCCCGACGACGTGCGGAACGATCCACGCGTCGTCGCGAGCTACCTCGGCACCGACGAGCGGGCGATCGCCCGCAGCGATGCCGCCCGGGACGGCGCCGTGACCGGCCCGGCCGGGGGCGATGAGGAACCCGAGACCGTCGGAGCCACCGGGAGGGAAGGATGA
- a CDS encoding FCD domain-containing protein, protein MATAGPARDRNDALRTPVAADAKRSAQVADQIIEDVMALGWPVGTFLGTEAELLERYSVSRAVFREAVRLIEHQQVARTRRGPGGGLRITEPTTDAVVEAVVLYLHRVDARLDEVVEARLVLEELATRLACERADEPERAALRDIARHTQTDLSDARGLHLLLARASKNLALELFVGVLDETANLYSTNWKAVGKGVTTDTAHAHARIAEAVLAGEPDLASRRMRKHLEAEAAYLRRRRSTRQQLPTAAVLSEMTNGKRAEATARRITHELVTAKLQPGELVGAESDLMVRTGVSRAVLREAVRLLEHHGVARMRRGPGGGLFVAEPNPFAVTDVAAIYLARHGMQLDDLSELRTAVEASLAEMAATRAGDGKVEALEEALHRETGGNPDDVHDVHTVVASMAGNRALELVALVLIRLSRIRQIERVPAARRRQMAAEVHRAHTAIAHAVTRGDAQVARHRMQRHLDALGAVTRG, encoded by the coding sequence ATGGCGACAGCTGGCCCGGCGAGGGACCGTAACGATGCGTTGCGCACCCCCGTCGCTGCCGACGCCAAACGCTCGGCACAGGTCGCCGACCAGATCATCGAAGACGTCATGGCGCTCGGCTGGCCGGTGGGGACGTTCCTCGGGACCGAAGCCGAACTGCTCGAGCGCTACTCGGTGAGCCGAGCGGTGTTCCGCGAAGCCGTGCGCCTGATCGAACACCAACAAGTCGCCCGCACGCGTCGCGGTCCCGGCGGCGGCCTGCGGATCACGGAGCCCACCACCGACGCCGTGGTCGAAGCAGTCGTCCTCTACCTGCACCGCGTCGATGCCCGACTCGACGAGGTGGTCGAGGCCCGTCTCGTGCTCGAAGAGCTCGCCACCCGCCTCGCGTGCGAGCGGGCTGACGAACCGGAGCGCGCCGCGCTGCGCGACATCGCGCGCCACACCCAGACCGACCTGTCGGACGCCCGGGGACTTCACCTCCTCCTCGCCCGGGCCAGCAAGAACTTGGCGCTGGAGCTGTTCGTCGGGGTCCTCGACGAGACCGCGAACTTGTACTCCACGAACTGGAAGGCGGTCGGGAAGGGCGTCACCACCGACACCGCGCACGCGCACGCCCGCATCGCCGAAGCGGTTCTCGCCGGTGAACCCGACCTGGCCAGCCGCCGCATGCGCAAGCACCTCGAGGCCGAGGCGGCGTACCTCCGCCGCCGTCGCTCGACCCGCCAGCAGCTTCCGACAGCCGCCGTATTGTCGGAGATGACCAACGGCAAGCGCGCCGAGGCCACCGCGCGGCGCATCACCCACGAGCTGGTCACCGCCAAGCTGCAGCCGGGCGAGCTGGTGGGCGCGGAGAGCGACCTGATGGTGCGCACAGGCGTCAGCCGCGCGGTGTTGCGCGAGGCAGTGCGACTGCTCGAGCACCACGGCGTCGCTCGAATGCGCCGCGGCCCGGGCGGCGGGCTGTTCGTGGCGGAACCCAACCCGTTCGCGGTCACCGACGTTGCCGCCATCTACCTCGCGCGCCACGGGATGCAGCTCGACGACCTCTCCGAGCTCCGCACGGCCGTCGAGGCCTCGCTCGCCGAGATGGCAGCCACGCGCGCTGGCGACGGCAAGGTCGAAGCGCTCGAAGAGGCCCTGCACCGGGAGACCGGTGGCAACCCCGACGACGTGCACGATGTCCACACCGTCGTCGCCTCCATGGCCGGCAACCGGGCGCTCGAGCTCGTGGCGTTGGTCCTGATCCGCCTCAGCCGGATCCGCCAGATCGAACGGGTGCCTGCCGCTCGCCGCCGTCAGATGGCGGCAGAAGTACACCGCGCCCACACCGCCATCGCACACGCTGTCACCCGCGGCGACGCGCAGGTGGCCCGTCATCGCATGCAACGCCACCTCGACGCACTTGGAGCCGTGACCCGTGGCTGA